A DNA window from Camelina sativa cultivar DH55 chromosome 17, Cs, whole genome shotgun sequence contains the following coding sequences:
- the LOC104759833 gene encoding putative F-box/LRR-repeat protein At3g18150 has protein sequence MAGGSFLIAALRARRHRKGYRRRRKIKRGVDSISSLPDVILQHILSFIPTNLAIRTSLLSKRWRHVWCDIPSLFFDDDDATVRKATSINKTLSLYKATKIINFHLEFRTSLRQDITPEINRWIEFAMSRYVENLCLEFISPYPCNIYKPPEIIYINNPYYTQEMVKETRLHISDIMTPVSWTSLKKLSLHGFSLSDESMAKIISGCPLLESLTLRGCDKLSFLDLSKSLRLRTLEIIINLWYPEQAQIVAPHIHYLRLINRQFSSTIVDASSLTEAELDISFGLLRPTFEVDFIQDMALKMLEKVKNVEKLTLRGNFLHYLSLAEVRGVPFPMLKVKYLTLETAIFRYVIPGIERVLQNSPDLKKLTVSAKNCNTIPENHFDNYLKREGLNPDQCWRSKDHGVDWNKSLWDVSSKHMVVSLVELVLKNTKSLDKIILLRFKFKDLVPPLFHNNNVSIVLR, from the exons ATGGCAGGGGGCAGCTTCCTCATCGCCGCTTTAAGAGCCCGTAGGCACCGTAAAGGTTATCGTCGTCGCcggaaaattaaaagaggagtaGACTCAATCAGCTCTTTACCGGATGTGATCCTCCAACATATACTCTCCTTTATTCCAACCAACTTAGCCATCCGAACTTCCCTTTTATCAAAACGATGGAGGCATGTTTGGTGCGATAtaccttctctcttctttgatgatgatgatgcgacAGTACGGAAGGCTACTTCgataaacaaaaccctaagtcTCTACAAAGCTACCAAGATAATAAATTTTCACCTCGAATTCAGAACCAGCCTGAGGCAGGATATTACTCCCGAGATCAACAGGTGGATCGAGTTTGCCATGTCTCGCTACGTGGAGAACCTGTGTCTGGAGTTCATTTCACCCTATCCCTGTAATATTTATAAGCCTCCTGAGATCATCTACATCAATAATCCCTATTACACGCAGGAGATGGTCAAAGAAACTAGGTTACATATTTCTGATATCATGACTCCCGTGTCTTGGACATCCCTGAAGAAGTTGTCCTTGCATGGTTTTAGTCTCTCTGATGAATCCATGGCTAAGATTATATCTGGTTGTCCTCTTCTAGAAAGCTTAACATTGCGTGGATGTGATAAACTGAGTTTTCTTGATCTCAGCAAATCATTGCGTCTGAGAACACTAGAAATAATAATCAATCTTTGGTATCCGGAGCAAGCACAAATTGTGGCACCACATATCCATTATCTCAGATTGATTAACCGTCAGTTTTCATCTACCATTGTTGATGCGTCGTCTTTAACTGAAGCTGAACTCGACATTTCCTTTGGCCTACTGAGGCCGACCTTCGAGGTTGATTTTATTCAAGACATGGCGCTAAAGATGCTAGAGAAGGTGAAGAATGTCGAGAAGCTTACTCTAAGGGGAAACTTTCTTCat TATTTATCTCTTGCCGAGGTTCGTGGTGTTCCTTTTCCCATGTTGAAGGTGAAATATTTGACTCTTGAGACAGCAATCTTTCGGTATGTTATTCCTGGTATAGAAAGAGTGTTACAAAATTCTCCTGATTTAAAGAAGCTAACAGTAAGCGCAAAGAATTGCAACACCATTccg GAGAACCATTTTGACAACTACTTGAAGCGAGAAGGCTTGAATCCGGATCAATGCTGGAGATCAAAAGATCATGGGGTCGATTGGAACAAGTCCCTTTGGGATGTAAGTTCAAAGCATATGGTTGTTTCACTCGTGGAACTCGTGCTTAAAAACACCAAGTCATTAGACAAGATAATCCTACTTAGGTTTAAGTTCAAAGATTTGGTTCCACCACTCTTTCACAACAACAATGTCTCCATTGTGCTCAGATGA